The proteins below come from a single Micromonospora citrea genomic window:
- a CDS encoding GH1 family beta-glucosidase, producing the protein MSMPTRRQPLAHAAPPATASTGLGAAATADRTDRDGDPTPHAERTPADGLRFPPGFGWGAATSAYQIEGAAKEDGRGESVWDTFSRTPGRTRNGDTGDVAADHYHRYAEDLDLMRDLGLHSYRFSISWPRVQADGTGAPNQRGLDFYRRLVDGLHERGITPMATLFHWDLPQALQDAGGWESRDVAHRFADYAEIVYRALGDRVPTWLTINEPKTVVQNGYLSGHHAPGRQDPDAAYLVAHHLQLAHGLAVAALRATGPGRIGPALNLHPCYPADASPEAARASRLHDGYENRLYLDSILTGRYPQDVLDDLGPDSRMARGIRDGDLATISAPVDLLAVQYYTPYYVTADGRTTGRWPTSEADWQQIYPDGMYDILTRVTRDYGPIPLTVTENGLPTPDVPDADGVVDDAGRISFLRDHLAAAHRAVAAGVPLESFHVWSLLDNFEWAEGYDQRWGLVYVDYPTQRRVLKSSAHWYRRVIAANGL; encoded by the coding sequence ATGTCGATGCCCACCCGGCGGCAGCCGCTCGCCCACGCCGCACCCCCCGCCACCGCCAGCACCGGGCTGGGCGCCGCCGCGACCGCCGACCGCACAGACCGGGACGGCGACCCCACGCCGCACGCCGAGCGGACGCCGGCCGACGGCCTGCGCTTCCCGCCGGGCTTCGGCTGGGGCGCGGCCACCTCGGCGTACCAGATCGAGGGCGCCGCCAAGGAGGACGGCCGGGGCGAGTCGGTCTGGGACACCTTCAGCCGTACGCCCGGACGCACGCGCAACGGCGACACCGGTGACGTCGCCGCCGACCACTACCACCGGTACGCCGAGGACCTCGACCTGATGCGCGACCTTGGCCTGCACAGCTACCGGTTCTCGATCTCCTGGCCGCGCGTGCAGGCCGACGGCACCGGCGCCCCCAACCAACGCGGCCTCGACTTCTACCGCCGGCTGGTCGACGGCCTGCACGAGCGGGGCATCACGCCGATGGCGACGCTGTTCCACTGGGACCTGCCGCAGGCCCTCCAGGACGCCGGGGGCTGGGAGTCGCGCGACGTCGCCCACCGGTTCGCCGACTACGCCGAGATCGTCTACCGCGCCCTCGGCGACCGGGTGCCGACCTGGCTGACCATCAACGAGCCGAAGACGGTCGTGCAGAACGGTTACCTCTCGGGCCACCACGCGCCGGGCCGGCAGGACCCCGACGCCGCGTACCTGGTCGCCCACCACCTCCAGCTCGCCCACGGGCTCGCCGTCGCGGCGCTGCGCGCCACCGGCCCCGGCCGGATCGGCCCGGCGCTGAACCTGCACCCCTGCTACCCGGCCGACGCCTCCCCCGAGGCGGCCCGGGCGAGCCGGCTCCACGACGGCTACGAGAACCGCCTGTACCTCGACTCCATCCTCACCGGCCGCTACCCGCAGGACGTGCTGGACGACCTCGGACCCGACAGCCGGATGGCGCGCGGCATCCGCGACGGGGACCTGGCCACCATCTCCGCCCCGGTGGACCTGCTGGCCGTGCAGTACTACACCCCCTACTACGTCACCGCCGACGGCCGGACGACCGGGCGGTGGCCCACCTCCGAGGCCGACTGGCAGCAGATCTACCCCGACGGGATGTACGACATCCTGACCCGGGTGACCCGCGACTACGGCCCGATCCCGCTCACCGTCACCGAGAACGGCCTGCCCACCCCCGACGTCCCCGACGCCGACGGCGTGGTCGACGACGCCGGGCGGATCAGCTTCCTGCGCGACCACCTCGCCGCCGCCCACCGCGCCGTCGCCGCCGGGGTGCCGCTGGAGAGCTTCCACGTCTGGTCGTTGCTGGACAACTTCGAGTGGGCCGAGGGGTACGACCAGCGCTGGGGCCTGGTCTACGTGGACTATCCGACCCAGCGGCGCGTGCTCAAGAGCAGCGCCCACTGGTACCGCCGGGTCATCGCCGCCAACGGCCTCTGA
- a CDS encoding glycoside hydrolase family 48 protein yields MARRRRLAMVAAAALAVGGVTLPAGAAQAAPACDVVYATSDWNNGFTANVTIKNLGDPINGWTLKFAFPGDQRVTQGWSARWSQTGKEVTATNESWNGSLGTGASTSIGFNGSHGGTNPKPTSFSVNGVTCGGTQQQPPTVALGVPAGPFEAPADVPLTATASDPDGTISKVEFYRNGLLVNTDTTAPYGYTLEDLPAGAYTVQAKAYDNANLTATAEKSFTVTAASGPVLVATPSAVSVTEGGSSTVNLKLSAAPSANVPVTLARTGDADITVSPASVTLTPSNWNTGATVTVAAAEDADTVGGTATVTASATGYAPLAITATEVDNDTGGGDNTYVKRFLDQYGKIKNSGYFSPEGVPYHSIETLIVEAPDHGHETTSEAFSFWLWLEANYGRVTQNWAPFNNAWTVMEKYIIPSHADQPTAGAAGTPQYAAEHDLPSQYPSQLEPSVPVGQDPLRAELQSTYGTGDIYGMHWLLDVDNTYGYGRCGDGTTRPAYINTFQRGTQESVWETVPQPSCDTFAHGGRYGYLDLFVKEANAPAKQWKYTNAPDADARAVQAAYWALTWAREQGKEADVAATVAKAAKMGDYLRYAMFDKYFKKIGNCVGASTCPAGTGKDSAHYLMSWYYAWGGAYETNQNWSWRIGSSHNHFGYQNPFAAWALTNVNELKPKSPTAVADWTKSFERQLEFYTWLQSAEGGIAGGATNSWGGHYGQPPAGTSTFYGMYYDVDPVYNDPPSNQWFGMQAWSMQRIAELYLQTGNAKAKALLDKWVPWAIANTTLGANWSIPSDMKWTGQPTTWNPANPQPNTNLHVEVTVKGQDVGVAAAYARTLIAYAAKSGNAAAKDTAKGLLDALHAASDAQGVSTVEKRGDYRRFDDTYDAATGQGLYVPPGWTGTMANGDAIAPGKSFVDIRSFYKNDPAWPKVQAYLDGGPEPEFRYHRFWAQADVAMAYADYGKLFPNG; encoded by the coding sequence CTGGCAAGACGTCGCCGCCTGGCGATGGTCGCCGCCGCCGCGCTCGCCGTCGGCGGGGTGACCCTGCCGGCCGGCGCCGCGCAGGCCGCCCCGGCCTGCGACGTGGTCTACGCGACCAGCGACTGGAACAACGGCTTCACCGCCAACGTCACCATCAAGAACCTCGGCGACCCGATCAACGGCTGGACGCTGAAGTTCGCCTTCCCCGGCGACCAGCGGGTCACGCAGGGCTGGTCGGCCAGGTGGAGCCAGACCGGCAAGGAGGTCACCGCGACCAACGAGTCGTGGAACGGCAGCCTCGGCACCGGCGCCTCCACCAGCATCGGCTTCAACGGCTCGCACGGCGGCACCAACCCGAAGCCCACCTCGTTCTCGGTCAACGGGGTGACCTGCGGCGGCACCCAGCAGCAGCCGCCGACGGTCGCCCTCGGCGTGCCGGCCGGGCCCTTCGAGGCCCCCGCCGACGTGCCGCTGACCGCCACCGCCAGCGACCCCGACGGCACCATCAGCAAGGTCGAGTTCTACCGCAACGGCCTGCTGGTCAACACCGACACCACCGCCCCGTACGGCTACACGCTGGAGGACCTGCCCGCCGGCGCGTACACCGTGCAGGCCAAGGCGTACGACAACGCCAACCTGACCGCCACGGCGGAGAAGTCCTTCACCGTCACGGCCGCGTCCGGACCGGTGCTGGTGGCCACCCCGTCGGCCGTCAGCGTGACCGAGGGCGGCAGCTCGACGGTCAACCTCAAGCTCAGCGCCGCGCCGAGCGCCAACGTGCCGGTGACCCTGGCGCGTACGGGGGACGCCGACATCACCGTCTCGCCGGCCTCGGTGACGCTGACCCCGAGCAACTGGAACACCGGGGCCACCGTGACCGTCGCGGCGGCCGAGGACGCCGACACGGTCGGCGGCACCGCCACGGTCACCGCCTCGGCGACCGGCTACGCGCCGCTGGCGATCACCGCCACCGAGGTCGACAACGACACCGGGGGCGGGGACAACACCTACGTCAAGCGGTTCCTCGACCAGTACGGCAAGATCAAGAACTCGGGCTACTTCAGTCCCGAGGGCGTGCCGTACCACTCCATCGAGACGCTGATCGTCGAGGCGCCCGACCACGGCCACGAGACCACCTCGGAGGCGTTCAGCTTCTGGCTGTGGCTGGAGGCCAACTACGGGCGGGTGACCCAGAACTGGGCGCCGTTCAACAACGCCTGGACCGTGATGGAGAAATACATAATTCCGTCGCACGCCGACCAGCCGACCGCGGGCGCGGCGGGCACCCCGCAGTACGCCGCCGAGCACGACCTGCCCAGCCAGTACCCGTCCCAGCTCGAGCCGTCCGTGCCGGTCGGGCAGGACCCGCTGCGCGCCGAGCTGCAGTCCACCTACGGCACCGGCGACATCTACGGCATGCACTGGCTGCTCGACGTGGACAACACCTACGGCTACGGCCGCTGCGGCGACGGCACCACCCGGCCGGCGTACATCAACACCTTCCAGCGCGGCACCCAGGAGTCGGTGTGGGAGACCGTGCCGCAGCCGTCCTGCGACACCTTCGCCCACGGCGGCCGGTACGGCTACCTCGACCTGTTCGTCAAGGAGGCCAACGCCCCGGCCAAGCAGTGGAAGTACACCAACGCCCCCGACGCCGACGCCCGTGCCGTACAGGCCGCGTACTGGGCCCTGACGTGGGCCCGCGAGCAGGGCAAGGAGGCCGACGTGGCCGCCACCGTGGCCAAGGCCGCGAAGATGGGCGACTACCTGCGGTACGCCATGTTCGACAAGTACTTCAAGAAGATCGGCAACTGCGTCGGGGCGTCCACCTGCCCGGCCGGCACCGGCAAGGACTCGGCGCACTACCTGATGTCCTGGTACTACGCCTGGGGCGGCGCGTACGAGACGAACCAGAACTGGTCGTGGCGCATCGGCTCCAGCCACAACCACTTCGGCTACCAGAACCCGTTCGCGGCCTGGGCGCTGACCAACGTCAACGAGCTGAAGCCGAAGTCGCCGACCGCGGTCGCCGACTGGACCAAGAGCTTCGAGCGGCAGTTGGAGTTCTACACCTGGCTCCAGTCCGCCGAGGGCGGCATCGCCGGCGGCGCGACCAACAGCTGGGGCGGCCACTACGGCCAGCCGCCGGCCGGCACGTCGACCTTCTACGGCATGTACTACGACGTCGACCCGGTCTACAACGACCCGCCGTCGAACCAGTGGTTCGGCATGCAGGCCTGGTCGATGCAGCGCATCGCCGAGCTGTACCTGCAGACCGGCAACGCCAAGGCCAAGGCGCTGCTGGACAAGTGGGTGCCGTGGGCGATCGCCAACACCACGCTCGGCGCCAACTGGTCGATCCCGTCGGACATGAAGTGGACCGGCCAGCCGACCACCTGGAACCCGGCCAACCCGCAGCCCAACACCAACCTGCACGTCGAGGTCACCGTGAAGGGCCAGGACGTCGGCGTCGCCGCTGCCTACGCCCGGACCCTGATCGCGTACGCGGCCAAGTCGGGCAACGCGGCGGCGAAGGACACCGCCAAGGGGCTGCTGGACGCCCTGCACGCGGCCAGCGACGCCCAGGGCGTGTCCACGGTGGAGAAGCGCGGCGACTACCGGCGCTTCGACGACACCTATGACGCCGCCACCGGCCAGGGCCTCTACGTGCCCCCGGGCTGGACGGGCACGATGGCCAACGGCGACGCCATCGCCCCGGGCAAGAGCTTCGTCGACATCCGCTCCTTCTACAAGAACGACCCGGCCTGGCCGAAGGTCCAGGCGTACCTCGACGGCGGCCCCGAGCCGGAGTTCCGGTACCACCGGTTCTGGGCCCAGGCCGACGTCGCCATGGCGTACGCCGACTACGGGAAGCTGTTCCCCAACGGCTGA
- a CDS encoding DUF3159 domain-containing protein, with the protein MTSTPERGTALADRPETLADLLGGRRGAVDATLPPVAFAAGWLLGGHSLWAGVGAAVVTGAALAAWRLRRGDRPRSVLVGLLAVCVAALIALRTGRAEDFFLVQLLSNAASALAWVVSIVVRWPLLGVVVGVALGQRGRWRRDPALLRAYARASWVWAATYVLRVAVFLPLWLAGQVVALTVARVALTWPLVATALAVSWVVVRRSLPAGHPGLRHPVDRVVAAEE; encoded by the coding sequence GTGACCAGCACACCGGAGCGCGGGACGGCCCTGGCGGACCGACCGGAGACCCTCGCCGACCTGCTCGGCGGGCGCCGGGGCGCGGTCGACGCCACCCTGCCGCCGGTGGCGTTCGCGGCCGGTTGGCTGCTCGGCGGCCACTCGCTGTGGGCCGGGGTCGGCGCGGCGGTGGTCACCGGCGCGGCCCTGGCCGCCTGGCGGCTGCGCCGGGGCGACCGGCCCCGCTCGGTGCTGGTCGGGCTGCTGGCGGTCTGCGTGGCGGCGCTGATCGCCCTGCGCACGGGCCGCGCCGAGGACTTCTTCCTCGTCCAGCTGCTGTCCAACGCCGCGAGCGCGCTGGCCTGGGTGGTCAGCATCGTGGTGCGCTGGCCGCTGCTCGGCGTGGTGGTGGGTGTCGCGCTCGGGCAGCGCGGCCGGTGGCGGCGCGACCCGGCGCTGCTGCGCGCGTACGCCCGGGCCAGTTGGGTGTGGGCGGCGACCTACGTGCTGCGGGTCGCGGTGTTTCTGCCGCTGTGGCTGGCCGGGCAGGTCGTCGCGCTGACGGTCGCCCGGGTGGCGCTGACGTGGCCGCTGGTGGCCACGGCGCTGGCGGTGAGCTGGGTGGTGGTGCGCCGGTCGCTGCCGGCCGGTCATCCGGGGCTGCGACACCCGGTCGACCGGGTCGTGGCGGCGGAAGAATAG
- a CDS encoding phosphatase PAP2 family protein — MRVRATPRGWTAVWLVVMAIVQAAALLAVWRVAVHTEIGQWADTVALTGNRIGQDRIDGPVDRILNAMSVVSLLAATAVIGFIALIRGRIALAVTATLLIAGANGATQVLKHGLARPDFGIDPERIYAGNSLPSGHATVAASVAVALVLVLPRKVRALGAFLGAGYAAIAGVATLSAGWHRPSDAVAAFLVVGVWAALAGLLLLVFQREQAQVEPADAHRVAATVLGVGGVLAAVASVLALAWLVDTYGTPPVLPADLARRPLFVGYAGSAAGIAGTMGVVMALVLAVVHRLVPRVKG; from the coding sequence GTGCGGGTGCGAGCGACGCCGAGGGGTTGGACCGCGGTCTGGTTGGTCGTCATGGCGATCGTCCAGGCGGCCGCCCTGTTGGCCGTCTGGCGCGTCGCCGTGCACACCGAGATCGGCCAGTGGGCCGACACCGTCGCGCTGACCGGAAACCGCATCGGCCAGGACCGCATCGACGGCCCGGTGGACCGGATCCTCAACGCCATGTCGGTCGTGTCGCTGCTGGCCGCGACCGCGGTGATCGGCTTCATCGCGCTGATCCGGGGCCGCATCGCGCTCGCCGTCACGGCCACCCTGCTGATCGCCGGCGCCAACGGCGCCACCCAGGTGCTCAAGCACGGCCTGGCCCGCCCGGACTTCGGCATCGACCCGGAACGGATCTACGCCGGCAACAGCCTGCCCAGCGGGCACGCCACGGTCGCCGCGTCGGTCGCGGTGGCGCTGGTGCTCGTGCTGCCGCGCAAGGTGCGGGCGCTCGGCGCGTTCCTCGGGGCCGGCTACGCCGCGATCGCCGGGGTGGCCACCCTCTCCGCCGGCTGGCACCGGCCCAGCGACGCGGTGGCGGCGTTCCTGGTGGTCGGGGTGTGGGCGGCCCTGGCCGGGCTGCTGCTGCTGGTCTTCCAGCGGGAGCAGGCGCAGGTGGAGCCGGCCGACGCGCACCGGGTCGCCGCGACGGTGCTCGGCGTGGGCGGCGTGCTGGCGGCGGTGGCCAGCGTGCTCGCGCTGGCCTGGCTGGTCGACACGTACGGCACGCCACCCGTCCTGCCGGCCGACCTGGCCCGCCGGCCGCTGTTCGTCGGCTACGCGGGCAGCGCCGCGGGCATCGCCGGGACGATGGGCGTGGTGATGGCGCTGGTGCTGGCCGTCGTGCACCGGCTGGTGCCCCGCGTGAAGGGCTGA
- a CDS encoding YbhB/YbcL family Raf kinase inhibitor-like protein, which translates to MAGIMLRSTAFNDHDMLPSRFSREGGNVSPPLEWSQVPESATELVLFVEDPDAGKAPFLHWLVTGIAPSAAGAPEGGVPLGGREWPNDFGTTGWGGPHPPQGDDPHRYFFRLYALDRPLDLPDTPRAADVHRALVQRDIASGTMVGTFSR; encoded by the coding sequence ATGGCCGGGATCATGCTGCGCAGCACCGCGTTCAACGACCACGACATGCTGCCGAGCCGCTTCTCCCGCGAGGGCGGCAACGTGTCACCGCCGCTGGAGTGGTCGCAGGTGCCGGAGTCCGCGACCGAGCTGGTCCTTTTCGTCGAGGACCCGGACGCCGGGAAGGCCCCGTTCCTGCACTGGCTGGTGACGGGGATCGCGCCGAGCGCGGCCGGGGCCCCCGAGGGCGGGGTTCCCCTGGGCGGCCGGGAGTGGCCCAACGACTTCGGCACGACCGGTTGGGGCGGCCCGCACCCGCCGCAGGGCGACGACCCCCACCGGTACTTCTTCCGGCTCTACGCGCTGGACCGACCCCTCGACCTGCCCGACACCCCGCGCGCCGCCGACGTGCACCGGGCCCTCGTGCAGCGGGACATCGCCAGCGGGACGATGGTGGGCACCTTCTCCCGCTGA
- a CDS encoding maleylpyruvate isomerase N-terminal domain-containing protein, whose translation MRAEGDPVERERAAFRAECERLGEALRGVDAADLDRPTDCDPWTVRELLAHVRTGAGRLTDMLAAPAPSCAEVDAAGYFGAAKFTPPVDAARIDSGRREARELDGPALVADFDRAWRAALAAVDAQPPGRLVRTRHGDAMALVEFLRTRVVEVGVHGLDLATALDREPWLTPTAAEVVAELLTGGGPVPAELGWDRLTLIRKATGRAQLTDRERAVVDAAGFRWLSFGG comes from the coding sequence CTGCGGGCGGAGGGAGATCCGGTGGAGCGGGAACGGGCGGCGTTCCGGGCCGAGTGCGAGCGGCTCGGCGAGGCGCTGCGCGGCGTCGACGCGGCGGATCTCGACCGCCCCACCGACTGCGACCCCTGGACGGTGCGGGAGCTGCTGGCCCACGTGCGCACCGGCGCCGGGCGGCTGACGGACATGCTCGCCGCGCCTGCCCCATCCTGCGCCGAGGTGGACGCCGCCGGCTACTTCGGCGCGGCGAAGTTCACCCCGCCGGTGGACGCCGCCCGCATCGACAGCGGCCGGCGCGAGGCCCGGGAACTCGACGGCCCGGCCCTGGTGGCCGACTTCGACCGGGCGTGGCGGGCCGCCCTGGCCGCCGTGGACGCCCAGCCGCCCGGTCGGCTGGTACGCACCCGCCACGGCGACGCGATGGCGCTTGTCGAGTTCCTGCGTACCCGCGTGGTGGAGGTCGGGGTGCACGGCCTGGACCTGGCGACGGCGCTCGACCGGGAGCCGTGGCTGACCCCCACGGCGGCGGAGGTCGTCGCCGAACTGCTGACCGGCGGGGGGCCCGTCCCGGCGGAGCTGGGCTGGGACCGGCTCACGCTGATCCGCAAGGCGACCGGCCGGGCGCAGCTCACCGACCGGGAGCGGGCCGTCGTCGACGCGGCCGGCTTCCGCTGGCTCTCCTTCGGCGGCTGA
- a CDS encoding DUF1028 domain-containing protein, whose product MTFSLVARSDDGRLHGVVVASRFLAAGALVPAAEAEIGALATQAHVNLAYRPQGLTLLRTGVAAADVVAGLVAADPDRDHRQLGVVAATGTGATWTGPACHPWAGGQAGDGWAAQGNILAGPQVVDALRDAWLGGAALPFPDRLLAALRAGDQAGGDRRGRQSAGLLVVERGGGYGGTSDVLVDLRVDDHPDPVTELGRLLAVHTLLFSRPDPATLLDLTGAVAAEVGALLAALGLPVDAEGPQEALFAWAGMENLEERLVPGRIDPVVLDHLRKAVPRVPAPRPGTDPLGADA is encoded by the coding sequence GTGACCTTCTCGCTCGTCGCCCGCTCCGACGACGGCCGCCTGCACGGCGTCGTCGTGGCCAGCCGCTTCCTGGCCGCCGGCGCCCTGGTCCCGGCCGCCGAGGCCGAGATCGGCGCGCTCGCCACCCAGGCGCACGTCAACCTCGCCTACCGGCCGCAGGGGCTCACCCTGTTGCGCACCGGAGTGGCCGCGGCCGACGTGGTCGCCGGCCTGGTCGCCGCCGACCCCGACCGCGACCACCGCCAGCTCGGCGTGGTCGCCGCCACCGGCACCGGCGCGACCTGGACCGGCCCGGCCTGCCACCCGTGGGCCGGCGGCCAGGCCGGGGACGGCTGGGCGGCGCAGGGCAACATCCTGGCCGGCCCGCAGGTCGTCGACGCCCTGCGCGACGCCTGGCTGGGCGGGGCGGCGCTGCCGTTCCCCGACCGGCTGCTCGCCGCGCTGCGCGCCGGGGACCAGGCCGGCGGCGACCGGCGCGGCCGGCAGAGCGCCGGGCTGCTGGTCGTCGAGCGCGGCGGCGGGTACGGCGGCACCAGCGACGTCCTGGTCGACCTGCGGGTCGACGACCACCCCGACCCGGTGACCGAGCTCGGTCGGCTGCTCGCCGTGCACACCCTGCTGTTCAGCCGTCCCGACCCGGCCACCCTGCTCGACCTGACCGGCGCGGTCGCCGCCGAGGTCGGCGCGCTGCTGGCCGCGTTGGGCCTGCCGGTCGACGCGGAAGGGCCGCAGGAGGCGTTGTTCGCCTGGGCCGGAATGGAGAACCTGGAGGAGCGGCTGGTGCCCGGCCGCATCGACCCCGTGGTGCTGGACCACCTGCGCAAGGCCGTCCCGCGCGTGCCCGCGCCCCGCCCGGGGACGGATCCGCTGGGCGCCGACGCCTGA
- a CDS encoding Fur family transcriptional regulator — translation MTSDFEAELRAVSLRVTRPRLAVLAALRDHPHIDTDAVIALVRAQQPTVSHQTVYDVLRALTDAGLVRRIQPAGATARYESRVGDNHHHIVCRSCGAIADVDCAVGQAPCLTASDDHGFVVDEAEVVYWGTCPDCATARTSH, via the coding sequence ATGACGTCCGACTTCGAGGCCGAGTTGCGGGCGGTCTCGTTGCGCGTGACCCGGCCCCGGTTGGCGGTGCTCGCCGCACTGCGCGACCACCCGCACATCGACACCGACGCGGTGATCGCGCTGGTGCGCGCCCAGCAGCCCACGGTCTCCCACCAGACGGTGTACGACGTGCTGCGGGCGCTCACCGACGCCGGCCTGGTGCGGCGCATCCAGCCGGCCGGCGCGACCGCCCGGTACGAGTCCCGGGTGGGGGACAACCACCACCACATCGTGTGCCGCTCCTGCGGCGCGATCGCCGACGTCGACTGCGCCGTCGGCCAGGCACCCTGTCTCACCGCCTCCGACGACCACGGCTTCGTGGTCGACGAGGCAGAGGTCGTCTACTGGGGCACCTGCCCCGACTGCGCGACCGCACGCACCTCCCACTGA